A genomic window from Paraburkholderia phytofirmans OLGA172 includes:
- a CDS encoding YciI family protein, producing MSYMLLIVEPPDQRIERGEQAGREVYDQMVRFAAGLKERGKLRAVESLTASSDAVRVQVRDGRPKLLDGPFAEAKEMIGGFFLLDCETREEAVAIAQACPAASWCTVEVRKVGPCFI from the coding sequence ATGTCTTACATGCTGCTTATTGTCGAACCCCCGGATCAACGCATTGAACGCGGCGAGCAGGCGGGGCGGGAAGTCTATGACCAGATGGTGCGGTTTGCCGCCGGCCTCAAAGAGCGCGGCAAGCTGCGCGCAGTCGAATCGCTGACCGCCTCCAGTGACGCCGTGCGCGTGCAGGTGCGCGACGGTCGGCCAAAACTGCTCGACGGCCCATTCGCCGAAGCCAAGGAAATGATCGGCGGTTTCTTCCTGCTCGATTGTGAAACCCGTGAAGAAGCGGTGGCGATCGCACAAGCCTGCCCGGCGGCCTCGTGGTGCACCGTCGAAGTCCGCAAAGTCGGACCTTGCTTCATCTAA
- a CDS encoding class I SAM-dependent methyltransferase, protein MNASPNAAGDLVANLDESVLLPQLGCPADEIGLAVGDMLERTNLAVIDAAFDLLDLRANERILEIGLGNGGHIASVLDQAAELFFTGIDLSPTMIAEGRRRNASFIRDGRVWLETADVMSLPFPSGSFDKAIAINTTYFWPDLTAGLKETHRVLRSDGVLVIAAITPEAAVEMPFAQYGFTVDNAAALEAACMAAGFDRIGITRYVEPLLDPPQEFGPREFYLLWACAG, encoded by the coding sequence GTGAACGCATCCCCTAACGCTGCAGGCGACCTGGTCGCGAACCTCGACGAAAGCGTTCTGCTTCCGCAACTCGGCTGCCCGGCAGACGAGATCGGCCTGGCAGTCGGCGACATGCTGGAGCGCACCAATCTGGCTGTCATCGACGCGGCCTTTGATCTACTCGACCTGCGCGCGAATGAGCGGATTCTCGAGATCGGTCTGGGCAACGGCGGTCATATCGCATCTGTGCTGGATCAAGCCGCAGAACTCTTCTTCACCGGCATCGATCTATCGCCGACCATGATCGCCGAGGGCCGCCGCCGCAACGCAAGCTTTATCCGCGATGGCCGGGTCTGGCTCGAAACTGCCGACGTCATGTCCTTGCCATTCCCGTCCGGTTCGTTCGACAAAGCCATCGCGATCAACACCACGTATTTCTGGCCTGACTTGACCGCCGGTCTGAAGGAAACACACCGCGTGCTGCGCTCGGATGGCGTGTTGGTGATTGCGGCGATCACGCCCGAGGCAGCCGTAGAGATGCCGTTCGCGCAATACGGCTTCACCGTCGACAATGCGGCCGCGCTGGAAGCCGCCTGCATGGCCGCGGGTTTCGACCGCATAGGCATCACGCGTTACGTCGAGCCGCTGCTCGATCCACCGCAAGAATTCGGCCCACGCGAGTTCTATCTGTTGTGGGCCTGCGCCGGCTGA
- a CDS encoding RNA polymerase sigma factor: MTTPATHRAIEAVWRIESAKVIAHVARIVRDVGLAEELAQDALVAALEHWPDAGVPANPGAWLMATAKNRALDRLRQEALHARKREELGHDLDALEAHLVPDFVDSLDAARADDIGDDLLRLVFTACHPVLSTDARVALTLRLLGGLTTDEIARAFLVPEPTIAQRIVRAKRTLSAAKVPFEVPQADARAPRLASVLQVIYLIFNEGYSATAGDDWMRPALCEEALRLGRVLSGLVPDESEVHGLVALMEIQASRTHARIDAEGRPVLLLDQDRSRWDPLLIRRGLAALATSHALGGASGPYALQAALAACHARARRAEETDWAQIVALYDALAQAAPSPVVELNRAVAVGMAFGPAAGLEIVDALAADAALANYHWLPSVRGDLLEKLGRMEEARAEFERAAAMTRNARERELLLERAARGIAH, translated from the coding sequence GTGACAACGCCGGCCACCCATCGTGCCATCGAGGCAGTCTGGCGGATCGAATCCGCCAAGGTCATCGCCCACGTCGCGCGGATCGTGCGCGACGTGGGGCTTGCCGAAGAGCTGGCGCAGGACGCGCTGGTGGCGGCGCTCGAACATTGGCCTGATGCGGGCGTGCCCGCCAATCCGGGGGCGTGGCTGATGGCGACCGCGAAGAACCGCGCCCTCGACCGCTTGCGCCAGGAAGCGCTGCATGCCCGCAAGCGCGAAGAGTTGGGCCACGATCTCGACGCATTGGAGGCGCACCTCGTGCCGGATTTCGTCGATAGCCTCGATGCCGCACGCGCCGACGATATCGGCGACGACCTGCTGCGGCTGGTGTTCACGGCGTGCCACCCGGTGTTGTCCACCGACGCACGCGTCGCGCTGACGCTGCGCCTGCTCGGCGGCCTCACCACGGACGAAATCGCACGTGCGTTCCTCGTGCCCGAGCCGACCATCGCGCAGCGCATCGTGCGGGCGAAGCGCACGCTGTCGGCGGCCAAGGTGCCGTTCGAAGTGCCGCAAGCGGATGCGCGCGCGCCACGGCTCGCCTCGGTGCTGCAGGTGATCTATCTGATTTTCAACGAAGGCTATTCGGCCACAGCCGGCGACGACTGGATGCGTCCGGCGCTGTGCGAGGAAGCGCTGCGGCTGGGGCGCGTGCTGAGCGGGCTCGTGCCGGACGAAAGCGAAGTGCATGGCCTTGTTGCGTTGATGGAAATCCAGGCGTCGCGCACACACGCGCGTATCGATGCCGAGGGCAGGCCGGTGCTGTTGCTCGACCAGGACCGCAGCCGCTGGGACCCGCTGCTGATCCGCCGCGGGCTGGCCGCGCTCGCCACCTCGCACGCGCTGGGCGGCGCGAGCGGTCCGTATGCGTTGCAGGCCGCGCTGGCCGCGTGTCATGCGCGCGCCCGCCGCGCCGAAGAGACCGACTGGGCGCAGATCGTCGCGCTGTACGATGCGCTGGCGCAGGCGGCGCCTTCGCCCGTGGTCGAGTTGAACCGGGCGGTGGCAGTCGGCATGGCGTTCGGACCGGCTGCCGGTCTGGAAATCGTCGATGCGCTCGCAGCCGATGCAGCGCTCGCGAACTATCACTGGTTGCCGAGCGTGCGCGGCGATCTGCTGGAGAAACTTGGCCGCATGGAAGAGGCGCGCGCCGAATTCGAACGCGCTGCCGCCATGACGCGCAATGCGCGCGAGCGCGAGCTGTTACTCGAGCGTGCCGCGCGCGGCATCGCGCATTGA
- the phoU gene encoding phosphate signaling complex protein PhoU, translating into MSDKHLSSGFDLDLDLLLTRLLEMGGLVEAQIACATEALNTFDLTLVEQVLEGEHRLNAMEIEIDEEVSNIIVRRQPTARDLRLLMAASKCITNLERAGDEARKIAKRTRRIAMEANPWTVNITEIKASGKMAADILRHALDAFARMDSVAAAQIVRDDEAIDNEFKAFVRRLITSMTQDPRTIQTGFDYLSIAKAIERIGDHATNIAELVVYIVKGTDVRHVPREQIERY; encoded by the coding sequence ATGTCGGATAAGCATCTTTCCAGCGGGTTTGACCTCGATCTCGATCTGCTTTTAACGCGGTTGCTCGAAATGGGCGGCTTGGTGGAGGCGCAGATTGCATGCGCAACAGAGGCATTGAACACGTTCGATTTGACACTTGTTGAGCAGGTCCTCGAGGGTGAACACCGGCTCAACGCGATGGAAATAGAAATCGACGAAGAAGTTAGCAACATCATCGTTCGCCGGCAACCCACCGCTCGCGACCTGCGACTCCTGATGGCCGCCTCGAAGTGCATCACCAACCTCGAGCGTGCCGGCGACGAGGCACGGAAGATCGCGAAGCGAACACGCCGCATTGCCATGGAGGCCAACCCGTGGACCGTCAACATTACTGAAATCAAAGCCTCCGGCAAAATGGCCGCAGATATTCTTCGTCACGCGTTGGATGCATTTGCGCGGATGGATAGCGTTGCGGCGGCACAGATTGTCCGGGACGACGAAGCCATCGATAACGAGTTCAAGGCGTTCGTGCGCAGGCTCATCACGTCCATGACGCAAGACCCTCGGACAATCCAGACGGGGTTTGACTATCTGTCTATAGCGAAGGCGATCGAGCGTATCGGCGACCACGCCACTAACATCGCTGAGCTCGTCGTCTACATTGTTAAGGGTACCGACGTTCGCCACGTGCCCCGAGAGCAGATTGAGCGTTACTGA
- a CDS encoding YciI family protein, whose protein sequence is MRFMIIVKATAVSEAGGPPDDALMAAMGAYHEELAKAGVLLDATGLQPSSKGWRIHYSAGKRTVIDGPFAETKELIAGYTLIQVRSREEAMEWARRFPAPFGEQAEGEIEVRQLYEREDFEPSPELERFRKLDATKH, encoded by the coding sequence ATGCGATTCATGATCATAGTGAAGGCGACTGCCGTCAGCGAAGCCGGCGGCCCACCAGACGACGCCTTGATGGCCGCGATGGGCGCCTACCATGAAGAACTGGCCAAGGCCGGCGTGCTGCTCGACGCAACCGGCCTGCAACCGAGTTCGAAAGGCTGGCGCATCCACTACAGCGCGGGCAAGCGCACGGTCATCGATGGTCCGTTCGCGGAAACCAAAGAACTGATCGCCGGCTATACGCTGATTCAGGTTCGCTCCCGCGAAGAAGCTATGGAATGGGCGCGGCGGTTCCCGGCACCGTTCGGCGAACAGGCCGAAGGCGAAATCGAAGTGCGGCAACTGTATGAGCGCGAAGACTTCGAGCCGAGCCCGGAACTGGAGCGCTTCCGAAAACTTGACGCGACCAAACATTGA
- a CDS encoding CHAD domain-containing protein, with protein sequence MKADPEVLHKLRVALRRLRSLWWAYEPLLDRKDSELQRGEFKSLANAAGKTRDWDILRGLLSADQSMQHTFAALLESVDEHRAEALSFSRRTIGNAGVEQILQRALAGARQQLDSRASSPTLAGFAEDRVESAENALRKRVKRAASEKGSGYVALHEVRIAGKKLRYLLEFFSPVLDGSHQAAIERLTSVQDELGKLNDLVTSETLLREYSFQLGEPKVVKEAVGYLQDQKKHHMHNAHEALRTA encoded by the coding sequence TTGAAAGCGGACCCTGAAGTACTGCACAAGCTTCGCGTCGCGCTGCGCCGTTTGCGTTCGCTCTGGTGGGCGTACGAGCCACTACTCGACCGGAAAGACTCGGAGCTGCAGCGTGGCGAGTTCAAATCTCTCGCCAACGCCGCAGGCAAAACTCGCGACTGGGATATCCTGCGCGGCCTGCTTAGCGCTGACCAGTCGATGCAGCACACGTTTGCCGCACTTCTCGAGTCTGTGGACGAGCATCGCGCTGAGGCTCTGTCGTTTAGTCGAAGAACCATCGGGAACGCCGGTGTCGAGCAGATACTCCAGCGCGCACTGGCAGGTGCGCGACAGCAGCTGGACTCGCGAGCCAGCAGCCCTACGCTTGCCGGGTTTGCCGAGGACCGGGTGGAATCAGCCGAGAACGCGTTGAGGAAGCGGGTGAAGCGAGCGGCATCGGAGAAAGGTTCGGGGTACGTTGCGCTTCATGAAGTGCGCATCGCAGGTAAGAAGCTGCGATATCTGCTGGAGTTCTTTTCGCCGGTCCTCGATGGCAGTCATCAGGCCGCAATTGAGCGGTTGACGTCGGTGCAGGACGAACTCGGGAAGCTCAATGACCTCGTCACGAGCGAAACGTTGCTTCGGGAGTATTCGTTCCAGCTCGGTGAGCCAAAGGTGGTCAAAGAGGCCGTTGGGTATTTGCAGGACCAGAAGAAGCACCACATGCACAACGCACACGAGGCATTGCGCACGGCATGA